One window of the Parabacteroides timonensis genome contains the following:
- a CDS encoding single stranded DNA-binding domain-containing protein — protein MFIGHVTGYLGSDAKKTQKGCSFNVSTKYKEGNEEKTLWICCFLNYETKVAEFLKTGTMVHVYGEITVGIFKRDTGDTVPSVTMSVDKVQLLSSKNKE, from the coding sequence ATGTTTATAGGTCATGTTACGGGTTATCTTGGATCAGATGCCAAGAAAACACAGAAAGGTTGTTCATTCAATGTTTCCACTAAATACAAAGAGGGAAACGAAGAAAAAACGTTGTGGATCTGTTGTTTCTTAAATTACGAAACAAAGGTTGCGGAGTTTTTAAAAACAGGAACTATGGTTCATGTGTACGGGGAAATCACTGTCGGTATCTTTAAGCGTGATACTGGTGATACAGTCCCTTCAGTAACTATGAGTGTAGATAAGGTTCAATTACTCTCTAGCAAGAATAAAGAATAA
- a CDS encoding type IV secretory system conjugative DNA transfer family protein, producing the protein MEPAKKELSFVFILLSVIIGGVIIFQWVLVNDLCSPSPAILLQLGKLLRKAIMFRFLYVILLTGLAFLFPVQKRKDESLKYAYTTTTLVLAIALILGFSNVLSWYNLLVFPIVFIGFTILVIQTAGFYLKRHVVSDKSIFGISHEESEFYFDFETVEGNLRIHKPQQNLYIDGGPGSGKSESWIKGIIYQCAERNYAGFVYDWEGDPTKPGSPILSRIAYGSIEYFKRKNVSTPAFAFINFVDMYRTVRVNVLSEKYVPKGSESLFIRNIATTLMKNLESSWKEKTDFWANNAINYVYSIAYKCYKERAKGIGTLPHVIAFALSDSDLVFKWLSEDAEIALNMSSMLTAWRLGAQQQTAGAVSSAQTPLVLLNNKYIFWVLSPLPEEEYSLDITNPDHPTLLCIGNAPSIKEAVSPPVSCIASVVMSQMNNPGKQKSVFMVDEFPTVNLQGIDVFIGTARKHNVATILAVQDFNQAIRDYGEKSANILRSSCGSQAYGMTGNEKTAKDLENLLGETKEAQESFSHQESGTGSMTESLQKEKVVKAREVAGQSVGHFIGKVAGGKPPYFNTQFNMCKFVDKDIPPFSKLVNLGEGKGELEYDIMEEIVNTNYRSIITKVNAILEDVKNKSATDNKDKEKTMPKDNNHKAWKE; encoded by the coding sequence ATGGAACCAGCAAAGAAGGAATTATCATTTGTCTTTATATTGCTTTCCGTAATAATCGGGGGCGTGATAATCTTTCAGTGGGTTTTGGTGAATGATCTTTGTTCACCAAGCCCAGCTATATTATTGCAGTTGGGAAAGCTTTTACGCAAAGCTATCATGTTTCGATTCCTATATGTAATATTACTAACAGGATTGGCTTTTCTGTTCCCGGTGCAAAAGAGAAAGGATGAGTCCTTAAAATATGCATATACAACCACTACATTAGTTTTAGCAATTGCTTTGATATTAGGATTCAGTAATGTTCTATCATGGTACAATTTACTAGTTTTTCCGATAGTATTTATAGGATTTACAATACTTGTGATCCAGACAGCTGGCTTTTACCTTAAACGGCATGTGGTATCTGATAAATCTATCTTCGGGATATCACATGAAGAATCAGAGTTTTATTTTGATTTTGAAACAGTAGAAGGAAATCTTAGAATCCATAAGCCACAGCAAAATCTTTATATTGACGGTGGTCCGGGATCTGGAAAATCGGAAAGCTGGATTAAGGGTATCATCTATCAATGTGCAGAGCGTAACTATGCCGGATTTGTATATGATTGGGAAGGAGATCCTACTAAACCGGGGTCGCCTATTTTGTCCCGGATCGCATACGGTAGTATAGAATATTTTAAAAGAAAGAATGTATCAACACCAGCCTTCGCTTTCATAAATTTTGTAGACATGTACCGGACGGTTCGTGTTAATGTACTTTCGGAAAAATATGTTCCTAAAGGAAGCGAATCCTTGTTTATTCGTAATATCGCTACTACCTTAATGAAAAACCTTGAAAGTTCATGGAAGGAAAAAACTGATTTCTGGGCGAACAATGCGATTAACTATGTATATTCAATTGCTTATAAATGTTACAAAGAACGAGCAAAGGGAATAGGAACTTTACCCCATGTAATCGCTTTTGCATTATCAGATAGTGATCTGGTCTTTAAATGGCTCTCTGAGGATGCGGAAATTGCGCTAAACATGTCTTCCATGTTAACCGCATGGCGTTTAGGCGCACAGCAGCAGACCGCTGGTGCGGTATCTTCTGCACAGACTCCGCTTGTTTTGCTTAACAATAAATACATCTTTTGGGTGCTATCACCACTTCCGGAAGAAGAATATTCACTGGATATAACTAATCCGGATCATCCTACACTGCTGTGTATAGGCAATGCTCCTTCAATTAAAGAAGCAGTATCTCCTCCTGTTAGTTGTATCGCTAGCGTTGTCATGTCGCAAATGAATAATCCCGGCAAACAAAAGAGCGTTTTTATGGTGGATGAATTTCCAACGGTAAATTTGCAGGGTATAGATGTATTTATAGGTACAGCACGTAAACACAATGTAGCTACAATCTTAGCCGTACAGGACTTTAATCAAGCAATCCGGGATTATGGAGAGAAAAGTGCAAATATCCTGCGATCTTCTTGTGGTAGCCAAGCCTATGGAATGACCGGTAACGAAAAGACGGCAAAGGATCTGGAAAATCTTTTGGGAGAAACGAAAGAAGCACAGGAATCGTTCTCACATCAGGAATCCGGTACTGGAAGCATGACCGAATCTCTGCAAAAAGAGAAAGTAGTAAAGGCTCGTGAAGTTGCCGGGCAGAGTGTAGGTCACTTCATCGGCAAGGTCGCTGGTGGTAAACCTCCTTATTTTAATACACAATTTAATATGTGTAAGTTTGTAGATAAGGATATTCCACCTTTTTCCAAACTTGTAAATTTGGGAGAAGGCAAAGGAGAATTAGAGTATGATATAATGGAAGAAATAGTAAATACAAATTATCGTTCAATCATCACAAAAGTAAATGCGATATTGGAAGATGTAAAGAATAAATCGGCAACGGATAATAAAGACAAAGAAAAAACTATGCCAAAAGACAATAATCATAAGGCATGGAAAGAATAA